One part of the Flavobacterium johnsoniae UW101 genome encodes these proteins:
- a CDS encoding DUF1254 domain-containing protein, whose protein sequence is MKKLSVYICLIFLALISCKKETEVTKSTDSSVDLTSDYEFTGGYPTEATIKKAYDDADLTRAIQAYKFFYPTVSGEGLVKGNDSIKIIPNKSFGTLDTKPGQIGFTLNSDTPYGPIPIDLSDGPMVIDIPKGPLIVVAMDVNQRWVADMGIPGPDAGNGGKHLLLPPDYKGVVPASGYHVWKSSSNNLTVGIRSLPVGGDVNAAITRIKTVKVYPLNKPANWKEPDWLDLTNKPQNTTPLGWENNIKYWENLNDVIQREPVFEGYRNYYGELAVLGIKKGKSFSPDARMKAILEKAAKIANAQMRVQSFADRREDRVVWKDRQWEWVALRFEDGDFNTPDYVDLDGRETWFYQAIGASPSMFRRKEGGGSLYWLGLKDNTGKYVDGSKTYKLTIPTPVPAKLFWSVTIYDAKTRSQVITDQNKAALRSLFELKNKIGGKTVDLYFGPKAPAGKEGQWIKTIPNVGWFAYFRIYGPEKDAFNGSWKPGDFEEVK, encoded by the coding sequence ATGAAAAAATTATCAGTTTATATTTGTTTGATTTTTTTGGCTTTGATCAGCTGTAAAAAAGAAACAGAAGTTACAAAAAGTACCGACAGTTCTGTAGATTTAACTTCGGATTATGAATTTACAGGCGGTTATCCAACCGAAGCGACTATTAAAAAAGCTTACGATGATGCCGATTTAACTCGAGCAATACAGGCTTATAAATTTTTCTATCCAACGGTTTCCGGTGAAGGTCTGGTAAAAGGGAATGACAGCATTAAAATTATTCCTAACAAATCATTTGGAACTTTAGACACCAAACCAGGACAAATTGGTTTTACTCTTAATTCAGATACGCCTTACGGACCAATTCCTATTGATTTATCAGACGGTCCAATGGTTATAGATATCCCAAAAGGACCTCTTATTGTTGTAGCAATGGATGTCAATCAACGCTGGGTAGCCGATATGGGAATTCCGGGACCTGATGCTGGCAATGGAGGAAAACATCTGCTATTGCCTCCTGATTATAAGGGTGTCGTTCCTGCTTCGGGATATCATGTCTGGAAATCTTCATCAAATAATTTAACTGTAGGCATACGCTCGCTTCCTGTTGGCGGTGATGTAAATGCGGCTATAACACGTATTAAAACGGTTAAAGTATATCCGTTAAATAAACCGGCAAACTGGAAAGAGCCAGACTGGCTTGATCTTACTAATAAACCTCAAAACACAACACCATTAGGATGGGAAAATAACATAAAATACTGGGAAAATTTAAATGATGTTATTCAGCGTGAACCAGTTTTTGAAGGATATAGAAACTATTATGGAGAATTGGCGGTATTAGGAATTAAAAAAGGAAAATCATTCAGTCCTGATGCACGTATGAAAGCAATACTCGAAAAAGCCGCTAAAATTGCTAATGCACAAATGCGTGTACAATCTTTTGCTGATCGTCGTGAAGACCGTGTAGTTTGGAAAGACCGCCAATGGGAATGGGTGGCACTTCGATTTGAAGACGGCGATTTTAATACTCCTGATTATGTAGATCTTGATGGCAGGGAAACCTGGTTTTATCAGGCAATTGGTGCTTCGCCGTCAATGTTTAGAAGAAAAGAAGGCGGAGGATCTTTATACTGGCTTGGACTTAAGGATAATACAGGGAAATATGTAGACGGAAGTAAAACATATAAATTAACAATACCAACACCTGTACCTGCTAAATTATTTTGGTCGGTTACCATTTATGATGCTAAAACGAGAAGTCAGGTTATAACAGATCAAAATAAAGCCGCGCTTCGTTCTTTATTTGAACTAAAAAATAAAATAGGCGGTAAAACGGTTGACTTATATTTTGGACCAAAAGCTCCGGCCGGAAAAGAAGGTCAATGGATTAAAACAATTCCAAATGTGGGCTGGTTTGCTTATTTCCGAATTTACGGACCAGAAAAAGACGCATTTAACGGAAGCTGGAAACCAGGTGACTTTGAAGAAGTAAAGTAA